From the genome of Haloterrigena sp. KLK7, one region includes:
- a CDS encoding acyl-CoA dehydrogenase family protein has translation MERTDERAAIRDVVREFATEEIRPVAADADESQSFPEEIWDDLAELDLTGLTVPEEYGGYDADPITAAIVNEEVAYGALAVATALSVHSLATSCIAEFGSDEQRERWLPEMADGRPVGAFALSEPHAGSNPAEMSTVARREGDEYVIDGEKQWITNGKRAGVYVLFAKTDRDDPDSVTQFLVPGDVDGLTVGETEDKLGLRASDTTSLTFDDVRIPVENRLTEEGRGLSAAFHILTGGRIAIAAQSVGLAQCALDEALAYSQEREQFGGPIADIQSIRHKLAEMATRTKAARLLTRDAARTRHETDGTGALEASMAKYFASETAMFVANEAVQIHGGYGYVTEGEVERLYRDAKITEIYEGTTEIQKTVIARELLD, from the coding sequence ATGGAACGGACCGACGAGCGAGCGGCGATCAGGGACGTCGTCCGCGAGTTCGCCACCGAAGAGATCCGACCCGTCGCGGCGGACGCCGACGAGAGCCAGTCGTTCCCCGAGGAGATCTGGGACGACCTCGCCGAACTGGACCTGACGGGACTGACGGTTCCCGAGGAGTACGGCGGCTACGACGCCGATCCGATCACCGCGGCGATCGTCAACGAGGAGGTCGCCTACGGCGCCCTGGCGGTGGCGACGGCGCTGTCGGTCCACTCGCTGGCGACCTCCTGTATCGCGGAGTTCGGCAGCGACGAGCAACGAGAGCGGTGGCTGCCCGAAATGGCCGACGGTCGTCCGGTCGGCGCGTTCGCGCTCTCGGAGCCCCACGCGGGATCGAATCCCGCGGAGATGTCCACGGTGGCCCGCAGGGAGGGCGACGAGTACGTCATCGACGGCGAGAAACAGTGGATCACGAACGGGAAGCGCGCGGGCGTTTACGTCCTCTTCGCGAAGACCGACCGCGACGACCCGGACTCGGTCACGCAGTTTCTGGTCCCCGGCGACGTCGACGGCCTCACCGTCGGCGAGACGGAGGACAAACTCGGTCTCCGCGCGAGCGACACCACGAGTCTGACCTTCGACGACGTCCGAATCCCGGTGGAAAACCGGCTCACCGAGGAGGGGCGGGGTCTCTCCGCCGCCTTCCACATCCTCACCGGCGGCCGGATCGCTATCGCCGCGCAATCGGTCGGCCTCGCCCAGTGCGCCCTCGACGAGGCGCTGGCCTACAGCCAGGAACGCGAGCAGTTCGGCGGCCCGATCGCGGACATCCAGTCGATCCGACACAAACTCGCCGAGATGGCGACCCGAACTAAGGCCGCACGGCTGCTGACGCGCGACGCCGCGCGGACGCGTCACGAAACCGACGGCACGGGTGCGCTCGAGGCCAGTATGGCCAAGTACTTCGCGAGCGAGACGGCGATGTTCGTCGCGAACGAGGCCGTCCAGATCCACGGCGGCTACGGCTACGTCACCGAGGGCGAGGTCGAACGCCTCTACCGCGACGCCAAGATCACCGAGATCTACGAGGGGACGACCGAGATCCAGAAGACCGTGATCGCTCGAGAGCTCCTCGACTAG